The Panicum virgatum strain AP13 chromosome 5K, P.virgatum_v5, whole genome shotgun sequence genome has a window encoding:
- the LOC120708742 gene encoding F-box/LRR-repeat protein At1g67190, whose protein sequence is MEHLPVEVIGNILSHLGVARDVMVASVVCRKWWDACRRHLRLLSFNSDDFPRDMTTRQLEIVITQTIFQTMGLQCLSIHIDNTHEFSAAPVIAWLMYTRETLRSLSYNVRTIPNVNILEKCGRQKLEVLDLDHNTITGVEPSYQRFTCLKSLSLRHVSISALDLSLLVAACPKIELLALDVLEVVTSDPQSTMELTSHTLKSLFAKSVGVDKIILDADNLEVLHLNALNLDLFELIGKRTLKHLKIDDVSVTHLDIGDSTDNLEIVDVSNFTIVWPKFYNMISRASNLRMLRFWGVVFDDEDEIVDSETIAVSFPLLRHLSLSYELRDGLLHYSLQGSSPLENVSVLELGWTVISEHFGPWVFGMIERCPNLKKLVIHGVLSEAKTREERQMLASFTSFIVCLMRKYVHVDVQFEYE, encoded by the coding sequence ATGGAGCACCTCCCTGTTGAAGTCATTGGCAACATTCTTTCCCATCTTGGTGTTGCACGTGATGTCATGGTTGCCTCTGTGGTATGCCGGAAGTGGTGGGATGCCTGCAGGAGGCACCTTCGTTTGCTGTCTTTTAACTCCGATGACTTTCCTCGGGACATGACTACACGTCAATTGGAGATTGTTATCACACAGACTATATTTCAGACAATGGGGCTGCAATGCCTCTCGATTCATATAGATAACACCCATGAGTTCTCTGCAGCACCAGTGATTGCCTGGCTCATGTATACCAGGGAAACACTCCGGAGCTTGTCTTACAATGTCAGGACAATACCTAATGTAAACATTCTGGAAAAGTGCGGCAGGCAGAAGCTCGAAGTGCTAGATTTGGACCATAACACAATCACAGGTGTTGAACCAAGCTATCAGAGGTTCACCTGTCTGAAATCCCTTTCCCTGAGGCATGTCAGCATTTCAGCATTGGATCTGAGCCTTCTAGTTGCTGCTTGCCCAAAGATAGAGTTATTAGCACTTGATGTCCTTGAGGTTGTCACTTCAGATCCACAATCTACAATGGAGCTCACAAGCCATACATTGAAGAGTCTTTTCGCAAAATCAGTAGGTGTAGATAAGATCATACTTGATGCAGATAATTTGGAAGTTCTACACTTGAATGCATTGAATCTTGATCTGTTTGAGCTTATTGGGAAAAGAACACTAAAACATCTTAAGATCGATGACGTCAGTGTTACACATTTGGATATTGGGGACAGTACTGATAATCTGGAGATAGTAGATGTGAGCAACTTCACAATAGTCTGGCCTAAGTTCTATAATATGATATCCAGAGCATCCAACTTGCGTATGCTACGATTTTGGGGTGTTGTATTTGATGACGAGGATGAAATTGTGGATTCAGAAACTATAGCTGTTTCATTTCCTCTTCTTAGGCATCTTTCATTGAGCTACGAATTACGAGACGGATTGCTCCACTACAGCCTCCAGGGTTCATCACCGCTGGAGAATGTCTCAGTTCTGGAACTTGGTTGGACAGTAATAAGTGAGCACTTTGGACCCTGGGTGTTTGGTATGATTGAAAGGTGTCCAAATCTCAAGAAACTTGTTATTCATGGTGTTCTTTCTGAGGCAAAAACACGAGAAGAACGCCAGATGCTAGCAAGCTTCACCTCATTTATAGTCTGTCTCATGAGGAAGTATGTGCATGTGGATGTACAATTTGAGTATGAGTGA
- the LOC120708744 gene encoding acidic endochitinase-like produces MAGRALTSFLLTATILAALLATCHAGGIAIYWGQNDGEASLSTTCASSNYKFVILAFVYKFGKGQTPQLDLSSHCDPSSGGCKALSEDILLCQRRGIKVLLSIGGAVGSYGLTSEGDARDVAAYLWNSYLGGTSSFRPLGDAVLDGIDFDIEHGSAKYWGSLASDLKNMSKNQGGKEVLLSAAPQCPFPDEWDSGAIDTGLFDFVWVQFYNNPECQFSSGRSAFLAAWKQWESVPAGKIFLGLPASKGAAGTGFVPPGELNSRVLPLIRGSPKYGGVMLWSKYYDDSTGYSSAIKSHV; encoded by the exons ATGGCAGGCCGAGCTCTCACTTCCTTCCTGCTCACTGCCACCATCCTGGCGGCGCTCCTAGCGACATGCCACGCCGGCGGCATCGCCATCTACTGGGGCCAGAACGACGGCGAGGCGTCCCTGTCCACGACCTGCGCGTCGAGCAACTACAAGTTCGTCATCCTCGCGTTCGTCTACAAGTTCGGCAAGGGGCAGACGCCGCAGCTGGACCTATCCAGCCACTGCGACCCCTCGTCGGGCGGCTGCAAGGCGCTGAGTGAGGACATCCTCCTGTGCCAGCGCCGCGGCATCAAGGTCCTGCTCTCCATCGGCGGCGCCGTCGGCAGCTACGGCCTGACCTCCGAGGGGGACGCGCGCGACGTGGCCGCGTACCTCTGGAACAGCTACCTCGGCGGCACGTCGTCGTTCCGGCCCCTCGGCGACGCCGTCCTTGACGGCATCGACTTCGACATCGAGCACGGCAGTGCCAAGTACTGGGGCAGCCTCGCCAG CGACCTGAAGAACATGAGCAAGAACCAGGGCGGCAAGGAGGTGCTGCTGAGCGCGGCGCCGCAGTGCCCGTTCCCGGACGAGTGGGACAGCGGCGCGATCGACACGGGGCTGTTCGACTTCGTGTGGGTGCAGTTCTACAACAACCCGGAGTGCCAGTTCAGCTCGGGGCGCAGCGCGTTCCTGGCCGCGTGGAAGCAGTGGGAGTCGGTGCCGGCGGGGAAGATCTTCCTGGGCCTGCCGGCCTCCAAGGGCGCGGCGGGCACCGGGTTCGTGCCCCCCGGCGAGCTCAACTCCCGCGTGCTGCCGCTCATCCGGGGCTCGCCCAAGTACGGCGGCGTCATGCTCTGGTCCAAGTACTACGACGACAGCACGGGCTACAGCTCCGCCATCAAGAGCCACGTCTGA
- the LOC120708745 gene encoding acidic endochitinase SE2-like gives MASRALTPFQLMGILLVAFLATCHAGGIAVYWGQNDGEASLSDTCESGNYKFVILAFVYKFGKGQTPQLDLASHCDPSSGGCTGLSEDIRSCQRSGVKVLLSIGGGDGSYGLTSEGDARDVAAYLWNNYLGGTSSSRPLGDAVLDGIDFDIELGGAKYWDSLARDLKNMGKNQGGKGVLLSAAPQCPFPDEWDSNAISTGLFDFVWVQFYNNPPCQVSAGRGAFMDAWKQWESVPAGQIFLGLPASKDAAGTGFVPAGDLNSNVLPLIRGSPKYGGVMLWSKYYDDRTGYSSAIKSQV, from the exons ATGGCAAGCCGAGCTCTGACTCCCTTCCAGCTCATGGGCATCCTCTTGGTGGCGTTCCTTGCCACATGCCACGCCGGCGGCATCGCCGTCTACTGGGGCCAGAACGACGGCGAGGCGTCCCTGTCCGACACGTGCGAGTCCGGCAACTACAAGTTCGTCATCCTCGCGTTCGTGTACAAGTTCGGCAAGGGGCAGACGCCACAGCTCGACCTTGCCAGCCACTGCGACCCCTCGTCGGGCGGCTGCACGGGGCTGAGCGAGGACATCCGTTCGTGCCAGCGCAGCGGCGTCAAGGTCCTGCtctccatcggcggcggcgacggcagctaCGGCCTGACCTCCGAGGGCGACGCGCGCGACGTGGCCGCGTACCTCTGGAACAACTACCTCGGCGGCACGTCGTCGTCCCGGCCCCTCGGCGACGCCGTCCTTGACGGCATCGACTTCGacatcgagctcggcggcgccaAGTACTGGGACAGCCTCGCCAG GGACCTGAAGAACATGGGCAAGAACCAGGGCGGCAAGGGGGTGCTGCTGAGCGCGGCGCCGCAGTGCCCGTTCCCGGACGAGTGGGACAGCAACGCGATCAGCACGGGGCTCTTCGACTTCGTGTGGGTGCAGTTCTACAACAACCCGCCGTGCCAGGTGAGCGCGGGCCGCGGCGCGTTCATGGACGCGTGGAAGCAGTGGGAGTCGGTGCCGGCGGGGCAGATCTTCCTGGGCCTGCCCGCCTCCAAGGACGCCGCGGGCACCGGGTTCGTGCCCGCCGGCGATCTCAACTCCAACGTGCTGCCGCTCATCAGGGGCTCGCCCAAGTACGGCGGCGTCATGCTCTGGTCCAAGTACTACGATGATCGCACGGGCTACAGCTCCGCCATCAAGAGCCAAGTGTGA